Proteins encoded together in one Triticum dicoccoides isolate Atlit2015 ecotype Zavitan chromosome 7B, WEW_v2.0, whole genome shotgun sequence window:
- the LOC119336211 gene encoding oryzain alpha chain-like, with amino-acid sequence MRSSTALMAAVSLLLLLVSLAAAADIQIRDKSEEETRRIFVEWKAKYGRSYDSIREEERRYAIFKDNLLRSIDQQSPAGIRWQLNNSSDHTHGEELRAFRPCYIPLDVYGDWSKTKGAWIAYMLFVCSFIVVLAFCKLHA; translated from the coding sequence ATGAGGAGCTCCACGGCTCTCATGGCCGCGGtatcgctgctactgctgttggtgtcgctggcggcggcggcggacatccAGATACGGGACAAGAGCGAGGAGGAGACGCGGCGGATCTTCGTGGAGTGGAAGGCCAAGTACGGGAGGAGCTACGACTCCATCCGCGAGGAGGAGCGCCGGTACGCGATCTTCAAGGACAACCTGCTGCGGAGCATCGATCAGCAGAGCCCCGCCGGGATCCGCTGGCAGCTCAACAATTCCTCCGACCACACCCATGGTGAGGAGTTGAGAGCCTTTCGCCCATGTTACATTCCACTAGATGTCTACGGCGACTGGTCGAAGACCAAGGGAGCATGGATTGCATACATGCTGTTTGTTTGTAGTTTCATCGTTGTTCTTGCATTTTGTAAATTGCATGCATAG
- the LOC119340491 gene encoding protein DETOXIFICATION 42-like: protein MTTIQAPLLTEERLRPRGCRGGAGLAEEGPQLRELSTEEDSVVVEQSVRWRGSSSGGWKSAVAEGAMRRCCLYLHPDPFTRAQAILASAFARKDHSKAKATAYHVPQLGLILGLLLGLLLGVGLHTGSRLFTEDRGVLHHIYMATPILVAVVSIACMVTLASYSDFIGIWIALSIYMCLRMFAGLWRIGTASGPWAFLRS, encoded by the exons ATGACCACCATCCAGGCCCCCTTGCTCACGGAGGAGAGGCTACGACCGAGGGGATGCAGAGGAGGAGCGGGCCTCGCGGAGGAGGGGCCGCAGCTGCGGGAGCTCTCCACGGAGGAGGATTCTGTGGTGGTGGAGCAGAGCGTGCGGTGGCGCGGAAGTAGCAGTGGAGGCTGGAAGAGCGCAGTGGCCGAAGGGGCGATGCGGCGTTGCTGCCTCTACCTCCATCCTGACCCTTTTACTCGTGCACAG GCTATACTTGCAAGTGCATTTGCTCGTAAGGACCATTCGAAGGCCAAGGCCACAGCTTACCACGTACCGCAG CTCGGATTGATCTTGGGGCTTCTCCTGGGCCTACTTCTTGGAGTTGGCCTCCATACAGGTTCGAGATTATTTACAGAAGACCGTGGTGTACTGCATCATATCTACATGGCAACACCG ATACTCGTGGCTGTTGTTAGCATCGCTTGCATGGTCACCCTCGCCAGTTACAGTGATTTCATTGGAATCTGGATAGCCTTGTCCATCTACATGTGCCTCCGCATGTTTGCAGGATTATGGAG GATTGGGACTGCTAGCGGGCCATGGGCTTTCCTTCGCAGCTGA
- the LOC119339589 gene encoding uncharacterized protein LOC119339589 → MEMIDLRSFRVQLQLCGLVLISIRDRFSKDSDGRFITVHHRRTYHGSAPRLFLLLIAAAAPPEAHKEDPAPPSCRCQPRPALHSVGFKAEKNPCQRHSPRCYRSILPGRKERHLRVPTVGMISMNRPEPIPRATRGATFSGMETEKGEEEQGTTDAASPTHASHQQEEHQAEGEIFSGFSWMRV, encoded by the coding sequence ATGGAGATGATTGACTTGAGATCGTTCAGGGTGCAGCTGCAGCTGTGCGGGCTCGTCCTCATCAGCATCCGCGACAGGTTCTCCAAGGACAGCGACGGCAGGTTCATCACCGTGCACCACCGCCGCACCTATCACGGCTCTGCACCCCGACTATTTCTCCTCCTCATCGCTGCTGCCGCCCCGCCCGAAGCACACAAAGAGGACCCCGCCCCTCCAAGTTGTCGCTGTCAACCACGGCCCGCCCTACATAGCGTCGGCTTCAAGGCCGAAAAGAATCCCTGTCAGAGACATTCTCCGCGTTGCTACCGGAGTATCCTCCCAGGCCGGAAAGAAAGGCATCTCCGGGTTCCAACGGTTGGTATGATTTCCATGAACCGACCAGAGCCAATCCCGAGAGCGACGCGGGGAGCTACCTTCTCTGGAATGGAGACTGAGAAGGGAGAGGAGGAGCAGGGCACCACGGACGCTGCctcaccaacacatgcatcacatcAGCAAGAGGAACACCAGGCAGAAGGAGAGATTTTTAGTGGCTTTTCATGGATGCGGGTGTGA
- the LOC119337987 gene encoding alpha carbonic anhydrase 5-like produces the protein MRSARDLRIAVSALLLLLLLSAGVLAARAQHEIDDESEFSYIRGSENGPENWGKIKEEWVTCGTGRMQSPIDLSDRHAAQAPNLGYLNHSYLPVDASIVNRGHDIMVKFNGDAGSLWINGTAYHLKQVHWHSPSEHRVNGRRYSLELHMVHLSAENKTAVIGILYKIGRRDHFLHELEPYLKRIADTKEKEEMVGMVDPWEARGDGEAYYRYMGSLTTPACDEGVIWTVIKRVTTVSAHQLKLLTDAVHDGFEMNARPLQKVNGRDISFFCPGDHHERYYAAADQ, from the exons ATGCGTTCAGCTCGCGACCTCCGCATCGCGGTCTcggccctcctcctcctgctgctgctttcCGCCGGCGTCCTGGCGGCAAGAGCCCAGCATGAAATCG ACGATGAGTCAGAGTTCAGCTACATCCGTGGGTCGGAGAACGGGCCGGAGAACTGGGGGAAGATCAAGGAGGAGTGGGTGACCTGCGGCACCGGTCGGATGCAGTCGCCCATCGACCTCTCCGACCGCCATGCCGCACAGGCACCCAACCTCGGGTACCTCAATCACTCCTACCTGCCTGTAGATGCCTCCATCGTCAACCGCGGCCACGACATCATGGTCAAGTTCAACGGCGACGCTGGGAGCCTATGGATCAACGGCACCGCGTACCACCTCAAGCAAGTCCACTGGCACTCCCCTAGCGAGCACCGCGTAAACGGCCGCCGGTACAGCCTCGAGCTTCACATGGTTCACCTAAGCGCCGAGAACAAGACTGCCGTGATCGGCATCCTCTACAAGATCGGCAGGCGCGACCATTTCCTGCACGAG CTGGAGCCTTACCTGAAGAGGATAGCAGacaccaaggagaaggaggagatgGTAGGCATGGTGGATCCATGGGAGGCGAGGGGAGATGGCGAAGCCTACTACCGGTACATGGGCTCCCTCACCACGCCGGCGTGCGACGAGGGGGTCATCTGGACCGTCATCAAGAGG GTTACGACCGTCTCGGCTCACCAACTGAAGCTTCTCACCGACGCCGTCCATGAC GGCTTTGAGATGAACGCGAGACCACTTCAGAAGGTGAACGGAAGAGATATCAGCTTTTTCTGCCCTGGTGATCACCATGAGCGCTATTACGCTGCTGCTGATCAGTAA